In Populus nigra chromosome 1, ddPopNigr1.1, whole genome shotgun sequence, one genomic interval encodes:
- the LOC133679637 gene encoding caffeoyl-CoA O-methyltransferase 2 has product MAANGEEQQTQAGRHQEVGHKSLLQSDALYQYILETSVYPREPECMKELRELTAKHPWNIMTTSADEGQFLNMLLKLINAKNTMEIGVFTGYSLLATALAIPEDGKILAMDINRENYELGLPVIQKAGLEHKIEFKEGPALPVLDQMIEDGKYHGTYDFIFVDADKDNYINYHKRLIELVKVGGLIGYDNTLWNGSVVAPADAPMRKYVRYYRDFVLELNKALAADPRIEICMLPVGDGITLCRRIK; this is encoded by the exons ATGGCCGCCAACGGAGAGGAACAGCAGACTCAGGCCGGAAGGCATCAAGAAGTTGGCCACAAGAGCCTTTTGCAAAGTGATGCTCTTTACCAG TATATTCTTGAGACCAGTGTGTACCCAAGAGAGCCTGAATGCATGAAGGAGCTTAGAGAGTTGACTGCCAAGCATCCTTG GAACATCATGACCACATCTGCTGATGAAGGGCAATTCTTGAACATGCTTTTAAAGCTTATCAATGCCAAGAACACCATGGAGATTGGTGTTTTCACTGGCTATTCTCTCTTGGCCACTGCTCTTGCTATCCCTGAGGATGGAAAG ATCTTGGCTATGGACATCAACAGAGAAAACTATGAACTGGGTCTCCCGGTGATTCAGAAAGCTGGTCTGGAACACAAGATTGAGTTCAAGGAAGGCCCTGCTCTGCCAGTTCTCGATCAAATGATTGAAGAT GGAAAGTACCATGGAACTTATGACTTCATCTTTGTGGATGCTGACAAGGACAATTATATTAACTACCACAAGAGGTTGATTGAGCTTGTCAAAGTCGGAGGTTTGATTGGGTATGACAACACCCTGTGGAATGGATCTGTGGTGGCACCGGCCGATGCACCGATGAGGAAGTATGTGAGGTACTATAGGGACTTTGTTCTGGAGCTCAATAAGGCACTTGCAGCTGACCCCAGGATTGAAATTTGCATGCTTCCTGTTGGTGATGGTATCACTCTCTGCCGTCGGATCAAGTGA
- the LOC133673142 gene encoding protein ANTAGONIST OF LIKE HETEROCHROMATIN PROTEIN 1-like, protein MESKKLAALLSSLVSELLVLVLLLFPSDSYNSNSHGILFRIIRHYLSCQELATSLSLFPISKKRKRTQLREAGSEPTHEDRDLERGSRLGELSRVAPNPDSFKTTFRMRSSTFEWLSGLLEPLLECRDPIGTPINLSSELRLGIGLFRLATGSSYIEIAGRFGVTESVTRFCAKQLCRVLCTNFRFWIAFPTSTELELVSKDIEGLTGLPNCCGVIDCTRFNVVKRNDCKLASDDEVQDDSIAVQIVVDSSSRILSIIAGFRGDKNDSRILKSTTLSHDIEGRRLLNATPVIVNGVAIDQYLIGDGGYPLLPWLMVPFVDVVPGSSEEKFNAANNLMHVFALRTIASLKNWGVLNKPVEEEFKTAVAFIGACSILHNVLLMREDDSALIDVEDYSLYDQDSQFYKDAMTEENLTEKKASDTRRALATRVTEFS, encoded by the coding sequence ATGGAATCGAAAAAATTGGCTGCTTTGCTTTCTTCTCTTGTCTCTGAACTCCTCGTCCTTGTCCTCCTCCTTTTCCCTTCCGATTCCTACAATTCCAATTCCCATGGAATCCTTTTCCGTATCATTCGCCATTATCTTTCCTGCCAAGAACTCGCCACTTCACTCTCCCTCTTCCCGATCTCCAAGAAACGGAAGAGAACCCAATTACGAGAAGCGGGTTCTGAGCCGACCCATGAAGACAGAGACCTCGAACGCGGATCTCGACTCGGTGAGTTGAGCCGAGTTGCTCCTAATCCTGACTCTTTCAAAACCACCTTCAGGATGAGATCTTCAACGTTTGAATGGTTGTCTGGCTTGCTTGAACCGTTACTAGAGTGTCGTGACCCTATTGGAACACCAATAAATCTCTCATCCGAGCTCAGGCTTGGCATCGGTTTGTTTAGATTGGCTACTGGGTCAAGTTACATTGAAATCGCTGGGAGATTTGGGGTTACTGAGTCAGTGACTCGGTTCTGTGCAAAGCAATTGTGTCGTGTTTTATGCACCAATTTTCGCTTTTGGATCGCATTCCCGACTTCTACCGAGCTTGAATTGGTGTCAAAAGATATCGAGGGTCTTACCGGATTGCCAAATTGTTGTGGTGTGATAGACTGTACAAGATTCAATGTTGTTAAAAGAAATGATTGCAAATTAGCATCAGACGACGAGGTTCAAGATGACAGCATTGCTGTTCAAATTGTTGTTGATTCATCTTCAAGAATTTTGAGTATTATTGCAGGTTTTCGTGGCGACAAGAATGACTCCAGGATACTAAAGTCGACGACTTTATCTCATGATATTGAAGGACGGAGGCTATTGAATGCGACTCCGGTTATTGTCAATGGGGTGGCTATTGATCAGTACCTAATTGGAGATGGAGGATATCCTCTGCTTCCATGGTTAATGGTTCCATTTGTTGATGTTGTGCCAGGATCATCCGAAGAAAAATTCAATGCTGCAAATAATTTAATGCATGTTTTTGCACTTAGAACCATAGCTAGTTTGAAGAATTGGGGTGTTTTGAATAAACCAGTTGAAGAGGAGTTTAAGACAGCTGTTGCTTTTATCGGGGCATGTTCTATTCTTCATAATGTTTTGCTAATGAGGGAGGATGATTCTGCATTGATTGATGTAGAAGATTATTCTTTATATGATCAAGATTCTCAGTTTTATAAGGATGCAATGACGGAAGAGAATTTGACCGAAAAGAAGGCTTCTGATACGAGAAGAGCATTGGCTACAAGAGTTACAGAATTTTCATAA